In Syngnathus typhle isolate RoL2023-S1 ecotype Sweden linkage group LG14, RoL_Styp_1.0, whole genome shotgun sequence, one genomic interval encodes:
- the slc35a3a gene encoding solute carrier family 35 member A3a, which yields MASSRLKYLSLGVLVFQTTSLVLIMRYSRTLQAEGPRYLASSAVVVAEVMKIVICLMLVFKDHSYSVRAFNSVLRQEIVYKPMETLKLAIPSGIYTLQNNLLYVALSNLDAATYQLTYQLKILTTALFSVLMLRRRLGIYQWLSLLILMTGVALVQWPSESSVVAEKASTSTGSQFVGVMAVLVACCSSGFAGVYFEKILKESKQSVWIRNIQLGMFCLVFSFVGMLSFDGDKVMELGMFQGYNAVTCTVVTLQALGGLVIAAVIKYADNILKGFATSLSIIVSTLISYFWLQDFDPTSIFFLGAALVIGATFLYGYEGKKPANPSRA from the exons ATGGCTTCATCGCGGCTCAAGTACCTCTCTCTGGGCGTGCTGGTGTTCCAGACCACATCCTTGGTGCTCATCATGCGCTACTCCCGAACCTTGCAGGCGGAGGGTCCGCGGTACCTGGCCTCTTCGGCCGTAGTGGTGGCCGAGGTCATGAAGATCGTCATCTGTCTGATGCTCGTCTTCAAAGACCACA GTTACAGCGTGCGAGCGTTCAACAGCGTCCTCCGGCAGGAGATCGTCTACAAGCCCATGGAAACCCTGAAGCTGGCCATCCCCTCGGGCATCTACACCCTGCAGAACAACCTGCTCTACGTCGCCCTCTCCAACTTGGATGCCGCCACCTACCAG CTCACGTACCAGTTGAAGATCCTCACCACGGCTTTGTTCTCCGTGCTCATGCTGAGACGCCGGCTGGGCATCTACCAGTGGCTCTCCTTGCTCATCCTCATGACCGGAGTGGCTCTCGTACAG TGGCCGTCTGAATCCTCGGTGGTGGCGGAGAAGGCGTCAACTTCCACAGGCTCCCAGTTTGTGGGCGTCATGGCCGTCTTGGTGGCGTGCTGCTCCAGCGGCTTCGCCGGCGTCTACTTTGAGAAGATCCTGAAGGAGAGCAAACAGAGCGTCTGGATCCGCAACATCCAGCTCG GGATGTTCTGCCTGGTGTTCAGCTTTGTGGGGATGCTGAGCTTCGATGGCGACAAAGTGATGGAGTTGGGGATGTTCCAGGGGTACAACGCCGTCACCTGCACCGTGGTCACGCTGCAG GCGCTGGGCGGTCTGGTCATCGCGGCGGTCATCAAGTACGCCGACAACATCCTCAAAGGCTTCGCCACGTCGCTCTCCATCATCGTCTCCACGCTCATTTCCTACTTTTGGCTCCAGGACTTTGATCCCACCAG CATCTTCTTCCTGGGAGCCGCCCTTGTTATTGGTGCCACATTCCTCTACGGCTACGAAGGCAAGAAGCCGGCCAACCCCAGCAGGGCGTGA
- the rex1bd gene encoding required for excision 1-B domain-containing protein produces MVSTDFKGLIQRFYQLQAERLETYRLFEEGHEAYLRTGPHYDFEHYKQLVHQITLAFNGISKEVLDIKDKFQLHLNRTDLSDHIDTLQCKEKHKLQLTAQLQLARQQAQDHPEDQDACQEKIQQLKHEIIKTQEALSEIMQDFKYDSEESD; encoded by the exons ATG GTTTCCACTGATTTCAAAGGTTTGATCCAAAGGTTTTACCAGCTGCAGGCAGAGCGTCTGGAGACCTACCGACTCTTTGAGGA AGGACACGAGGCCTACCTGAGGACGGGGCCCCACTATGACTTTGAGCATTACAAGCAGCTGGTGCACCAGATCACGCTGGCCTTCAACGGCATCTCCAAGGAGGTCCTGGACATCAAGGACAAGTTCCAACTCCACTTGAACCGGACCGACCTCTCGGATCACATCGATACGTTGCAGTGCAAAGAGAAGCACAAGCTCCAACTG acAGCTCAGCTGCAGCTGGCCCGGCAGCAGGCTCAGGACCACCCGGAAGACCAGGACGCTTGTCAGGAGAAAATCCAGCAGCTGAAACACGA GATCATCAAGACCCAAGAGGCGCTCAGCGAGATCATGCAGGACTTCAAGTATGACTCGGAGGAGAGCGATTGA
- the fam78bb gene encoding protein FAM78B → MGCVQSIACNKSRVRRENVVVCELAATIDHRPTAVEEDSAIVLRYKTPYFKASARVVMPPIPRNETWVVGWIQACTHMEFYNTYGDVGMSSWELPELRQGLVRAISDSDGVSYPWYGNTTETVTIVGPTSKPSRFTVSMNDNFYPSVTWAVPVSRSDQPALTDIKRDQSFTTWLVALNATSKEKILLRAIKWRMRVDIAVDPTRPLGSRARLVGRVHQEQPRVLTRVEPIPANAMGRPNANDAQVLMWRPIRGPPLIVIPPK, encoded by the exons ATGGGCTGCGTCCAGAGCATCGCCTGCAACAAGTCGCGCGTCCGCAGGGAGAACGTGGTTGTGTGCGAGCTGGCGGCCACCATCGACCACCGCCCCACGGCCGTGGAGGAGGACTCGGCCATCGTGCTGCGCTACAAAACACCCTATTTTAAAGCGTCGGCCCGGGTTGTCATGCCACCCATCCCGCGCAACGAGACCTGGGTGGTGGGCTGGATCCAGGCGTGCACCCACATGGAGTTCTACAACACCTACGGAGACGTCGGCAT GTCAAGTTGGGAACTGCCCGAGCTGCGCCAAGGCCTGGTCCGGGCCATCAGCGACTCGGACGGTGTTAGCTACCCGTGGTACGGCAACACCACGGAGACGGTCACCATCGTGGGCCCCACCTCCAAGCCGTCACGCTTCACCGTCAGCATGAATGACAACTTCTACCCCAGCGTCACCTGGGCCGTGCCGGTGAGCCGATCGGACCAGCCCGCGTTGACCGACATCAAGCGTGACCAGAGCTTCACCACCTGGCTGGTGGCGCTCAACGCCACCTCCAAGGAGAAAATCCTGCTCCGCGCCATCAAGTGGCGCATGAGGGTGGACATCGCCGTGGACCCGACCCGGCCTCTGGGCTCCAGGGCGCGGCTGGTGGGCAGGGTCCACCAGGAGCAGCCGCGGGTGCTGACCCGCGTGGAGCCCATCCCGGCCAACGCCATGGGGAGGCCCAACGCCAACGATGCACAAGTGCTCATGTGGAGGCCCATCAGGGGACCTCCGCTTATCGTCATACCGCCCAAGTAG
- the dio1 gene encoding type I iodothyronine deiodinase gives MSVQKVWLYLYTGYMFLFVLCVSVVLRVVHVLSPALAKKVVMKLNENTSMNKNPNFTYDDWGPTFFTFKFVKTALEHMWVSLGQKAFVGEPAPDSPVVTMDKRESSICNFLKGSRPLVLNFGSCTUPPFMFKMDLFKQLILDFGDIADFLVVYIEEAHSSDGWAFTNNVQVSKHQTLEDRIAAAQILLKEDPLCPVVVDQMSNTASAEYGALPERLYVLHKGKVLYKGGMGPWGHKPQEVRLVLEKLK, from the exons ATGTCTGTGCAAAAGGTCTGGCTGTACCTTTACACGGGCTACATGTTCCTCTTCGTGCTGTGCGTGAGCGTCGTCCTCCGCGTCGTTCACGTGCTTTCGCCAGCCCTGGCCAAGAAGGTGGTCATGAAACTGAACGAAAATACTTCGATGAACAAGAATCCAAATTTCACCTATGACGACTGGGGGCCCACGTTCTTCACGTTTAAGTTTGTCAAAACCGCGTTGGAACACATGTGGGTGTCCCTGGGTCAGAAGGCGTTCGTGGGGGAACCAGCCCCGGACTCGCCCGTGGTCACCATGGATAAGCGCGAGAGCAGCATCTGTAACTTCCTCAAAG GTTCAAGGCCTCTGGTGCTGAACTTTGGAAGTTGCACCTGACCCCCATTCATGTTCAAGATGGACCTGTTCAAGCAGCTCATCCTGGACTTCGGCGACATAGCTGACTTTCTTGTCGTGTACATCGAGGAGGCGCACTCAAGTG ATGGTTGGGCCTTCACCAACAACGTTCAAGTAAGCAAGCACCAGACCCTGGAGGACAGGATTGCTGCGGCGCAGATCCTCTTGAAGGAAGATCCACTTTGTCCCGTGGTGGTGGACCAAATGAGCAACACGGCCTCCGCTGAGTACGGCGCGCTGCCCGAGAGGCTCTACGTGCTCCACAAAGGCAAAGTCCTCTACAAG gggGGCATGGGGCCTTGGGGCCACAAACCACAGGAGGTCCGCTTGGTCTTGGAGAAGCTCAAGTAG
- the notch2 gene encoding neurogenic locus notch homolog protein 2, which produces MERLPGFSSGTSLVFVLTFVHLSQALQCVDDKAPCVNNATCQTFSNGTGHCRCAPGFLGEYCHHKDPCHPGLCLNGGNCSVSLLAGVPVPGSATCVCPLGFIGEYCHIPQNSTCYPDNPCANKGTCTLLSLDKYTCKCARGWAGQRCEHEDSCLSSPCANGGSCRALPGGKHICYCPPGYTGPRCLNDTDECVASPTKCQNEGTCINTPGSYKCICGAGFTGRHCESSYIPCSPSPCLNGGTCHQNSETSYSCHCLPGFNGTNCENNIDDCPGHQCENGGTCMDGVNTYNCQCPPEWTGQHCTEDVDECRLQPNTCQNGGTCNNLAGSYVCVCVNGWSGPDCSENIDDCATAACTQGSTCIDRVASFICLCPHGKTGLLCHIDDACMSNPCREGSQCDTNPITGMFHCNCPAGYVGSTCTNDRDECSIGSNPCEHGGQCVNTDGSFMCNCVRGYAGPRCEQDVNECASNPCQNDGTCLDRIGDYTCICMPGFEGTHCEIEVNECLSSPCLNQGKCLDQVSRFVCECPAGFSGETCQIDIDECSSTPCLNGAKCIDRPNSYDCECAEGFTGLLCEDNINDCQPDPCYHGVCKDGIATFSCECIPGYVGSICNIQVQECHSNPCQNRGRCIDLVNGYQCNCPPGTSGVNCEINEDDCDSNPCEYGECQDGINEYKCVCSPGYTGLRCDVDINECASNPCRSGGTCMDKVNGFHCLCPPSTHGPLCLSGIDHCEHQPCEHGQCIEQQHGYNCECEPGWEGQHCEQEKDECQPNPCQNDGSCVDRHNGYTCVCQLGFRGVNCEKNIDECASNPCLNQGLCIDRVNGYTCQCSPPFTGKNCKDELAPCASHPCERGGVCRPTADYSSYTCRCPAGWQGPRCTEDVNECKKNPCRNGGRCVNSPGSYMCKCQPGYSGHNCQTDVDDCSPNPCLNGGSCVDDVGGFACECRQGFAGGRCETEIDECASQPCWNGANCRDYVNSFVCECRAGFDGFLCEHNIQECTESSCLNNGTCIDDINTFSCRCRPGFYGTFCEYEQNECDSQPCKNGGTCTDGLGTYRCTCPVGYNGQNCQNFVNLCSQVRCHNGGSCSQTSTSWTCHCQMGWTGLYCDVPNMSCQDFAARNGLEVENVCKNAGRCVNVANSHQCQCQPGYTGSYCEDMVDECQSNPCRNGATCMDYQGTYECVCKPGYQGVNCQYDVDECNSRPCLHGGTCINLINRFTCACPPGTQGLQCEMNADDCAPKPGSWEPRCRNGGQCVDGIGRYTCTCPPGFVGEHCEGDLNECLSGPCHAAGSLDCVQLDNDYQCRCRLGYTGRHCESMVDLCLSKPCHNSGVCSMNMSSVHGYTCSCPPGFAGFNCGDLEGYSCAKLHCQNGGNCVESPVGQLYCQCQPGFSGPHCESKQTCPTPCQNGGTCFSDPSNPYLYSCRCPTHFSGRYCENQVSVPRSPSCPYLQCEHQAGDKVCDTQCNNHECQWDGGDCSLNWKQPWVNCTASVPCWDYFKNGRCDKECDNPGCLFDSFECQEHPPSACKYDRYCPDHYANLVCDWSCNTEACGWDGLDCAKDTPAKVIEGTLVIVVRLQPKELIEDMRGFLRSLGALLHTNLKVKLDENNEPMVYPYYGPEEGHGRLLQMGRSKREMEREVIGSVVHLQIDNRECAQKSEDCFSNTNEAASFIAAAHIKADLPYPLVSVNSDLTVQKMPTFPMYVIGVAVVVILLIVVLGMLAAKRKNKHGSLWLPDGFLAHKNDKRKEPVGQDDFDMKNFKSPDGAMMDGRQGQRWMDDDVPAKIPRNEDKPLLMSSDGGVDRREWTLQHRKAADVILTPPQADVDTNCLDVNVKGPDGFTPLMLASLRNGGGPDCSFQGEEEEESGGDEPGPSVISDLIAQGASLMAQTDRTGETALHLAARYARADAAKRLLDAGADPNAHDNMGRTPLHAAVAADAQGVFQILIRNRATDLDSRMNDGTTPLVLAARLAVEGMVEELIHCHADINAVDDHGKSALHWGAAVNNVEATLVLLKNGANRDMQDNKEETPLFLAAREGSFEAAQVLLDHYSNRDITDHLDRLPRDTAQERMHHDIVRLLDQYNLVHSPHNGPNHIGGNSSVMCGANGAAFIGMRPGPQGKKSRRGAGKMGGVGGGTKEPKDMKAKRRKKPTGGEGPGAGGAGGVNGVKAPGGLPESSVTMSPVDSLESPHSYTGDASGAATTTANSPPLMSSPGTRPMLPPVSHMLGQQQQQQQAWVGMSKHGYSGHMFGLLPHPMGGTHRGMPQHHGHGGPMLTPMNVTMSREQLPPIVTFQMMPPGGGQGMMKQPQQAHVQVTQAQPQNPQPGPGHLRCSQGLVYQMPEQMSMGLPHPMQHAVSHGGPLPSYPPMQSPVDKYPTPPSQHGFTPASSEGTTPGPRHPPSEHPYLTPSPESPDPWSSSSPHSNSDWSDVTTSPTPLANGHHALPSARHTHIPEQAQLQPQAQPPAQQQGSQQPPALGSQQVFA; this is translated from the exons CTCTTCAGTGTGTAGATGACAAAGCGCCATGTGTTAACAACGCCACCTGTCAGACATTTAGCAACGGCACCGGACACTGCAG ATGCGCGCCAGGCTTCCTGGGCGAATACTGTCACCACAAGGACCCCTGTCATCCCGGCTTGTGCTTGAACGGCGGCAACTGCTCCGTGAGCTTGCTCGCCGGTGTCCCCGTCCCGGGCAGCGCCACCTGCGTCTGTCCTCTGGGCTTCATCGGAGAGTACTGCCACATTCCCCAGAACTCCACGTGCTACCCCGACAACCCGTGCGCCAACAAAGGAACATGCACTTTGCTGTCCCTCGACAAATACACTTGCAAGTGCGCCCGGGGTTGGGCAG GACAGCGATGTGAGCATGAGGACAGCTGCCTGTCAAGCCCGTGTGCCAATGGCGGATCATGCCGCGCTCTGCCCGGCGGTAAACACATCTGCTACTGCCCACCCGGCTACACGGGTCCCCGCTGCCTCAACGACACCGACGAATGCGTGGCCTCCCCCACAAAATGTCAGAACGAAGGCACGTGTATCAACACCCCTGGCTCCTACAA ATGTATTTGCGGCGCCGGGTTCACGGGTCGACACTGCGAGAGCTCCTACATCCCTTGCTCGCCTTCGCCGTGTTTAAACGGAGGAACTTGCCATCAGAATTCCGAAACCAGCTACTCGTGCCACTGTCTTCCGG GCTTCAACGGGACCAACTGCGAGAACAACATTGACGACTGCCCCGGTCATCAGTGCGAAAATGGCGGCACGTGTATGGACGGAGTCAACACCTACAACTGTCAGTGCCCTCCGGAGTGGACGG GTCAGCACTGCACCGAGGATGTGGACGAATGTCGTCTCCAGCCCAACACGTGCCAGAACGGCGGTACCTGCAACAACCTGGCCGGGAGCTACGTTTGCGTGTGCGTCAACGGCTGGAGCGGACCCGACTGTTCGGAAAACATCGACGACTGCGCCACCGCCGCCTGCACGCAAGGCTCCACGTGCATCGATCGCGTGGCTTCTTTCATCTGCCTCTGCCCCCATGGAAAGACGG GTTTACTTTGCCACATTGACGACGCCTGCATGAGCAACCCTTGCAGGGAGGGCTCCCAATGTGACACCAACCCCATCACCGGCATGTTCCACTGCAACTGTCCGGCCGGTTACGTCGGCAGCACCTGCACCAACGATAGAGACGAGTGCAGCATCG GAAGCAACCCTTGCGAGCACGGCGGCCAGTGCGTCAACACGGACGGCTCCTTCATGTGCAACTGCGTGAGAGGTTACGCCGGACCACGTTGCGAACAGGATGTCAACGAGTGCGCGTCCAACCCTTGCCAGAACGACGGCACTTGCTTGGATCGCATCGGCGACTACACTTGCATCTGCATGCCCG GATTTGAGGGCACTCACTGTGAAATCGAGGTGAATGAGTGTCTGAGTTCCCCGTGTCTGAATCAGGGAAAATGCCTGGACCAGGTCAGCCGCTTTGTCTGCGAGTGCCCGGCAG GCTTCAGTGGCGAAACGTGCCAGATTGATATCGACGAATGCTCGAGTACGCCGTGTTTAAACGGAGCCAAGTGCATCGACCGACCTAACAGCTACGACTGCGAATGCGCCGAAG GCTTCACGGGTCTTCTTTGCGAAGACAACATCAACGACTGCCAGCCGGACCCGTGCTACCACGGCGTGTGTAAGGATGGGATCGCCACCTTCTCCTGCGAGTGCATCCCGGGATACGTCGGCTCCATTTGCAACATCCAAGTGCAGGAGTGTCACAGCAACCCTTGTCAGAATCGAGGACGCTGCATCGACCTGGTCAACGGCTACCAGTGTAACTGCCCACCTGGGACTTCGG GTGTGAACTGTGAAATCAATGAAGATGACTGTGACAGCAACCCCTGCGAGTATGGAGAGTGCCAAGACGGCATTAATGAGTACAAGTGTGTGTGCTCCCCAGGATACACAG GACTCAGATGTGACGTGGACATCAACGAGTGCGCCTCCAACCCGTGTAGGAGCGGCGGGACCTGCATGGACAAGGTTAACGGCTTCCACTGCCTGTGCCCGCCCAGCACCCACGgacccctgtgcctctctgggATCGACCACTGTGAGCACCAGCCTTGCGAACACGGCCAATGTATCGAGCAGCAACACGG GTACAATTGTGAGTGTGAACCCGGCTGGGAAGGGCAACACTGCGAGCAGGAGAAAGACGAGTGCCAGCCCAATCCGTGCCAAAATGACGGCTCGTGCGTGGACCGACATAACGGCTACACTTGCGTGTGCCAGCTTGGATTCAGAG GTGTGAACTGCGAGAAGAACATCGACGAGTGCGCGTCCAATCCTTGTCTCAACCAGGGCCTCTGCATCGACAGGGTCAACGGTTACACTTGCCAGTGCAGTCCGCCGTTCACAG GTAAAAACTGTAAGGACGAGCTTGCCCCTTGCGCTTCACATCCGTGCGAAAGGGGAGGAGTCTGCCGACCCACGGCGGACTACAGCTCCTACACCTGCCGATGCCCTGCCGGATGGCAAG GGCCGCGCTGCACGGAGGATGTCAACGAGTGCAAAAAGAATCCTTGCAGGAACGGCGGCCGTTGTGTCAACAGCCCGGGCAGCTACATGTGTAAATGTCAGCCCGGCTACAGCGGACACAATTGTCAGACAGACGTCGACGACTGCTCGCCCA ACCCGTGTTTGAACGGAGGTTCCTGCGTGGACGACGTGGGCGGTTTCGCCTGCGAGTGCCGACAGGGTTTCGCAGGCGGTCGCTGCGAGACCGAGATCGACGAGTGCGCCAGCCAACCCTGCTGGAACGGCGCCAACTGCCGAGATTACGTCAACAGTTTCGTGTGCGAGTGTCGGGCGGGTTTTGATGGATTCCTGTGTGAGCACAACATCCAAGAATGCACCGAAAG CTCTTGCCTGAATAACGGCACATGCATCGACGACATCAACACCTTTTCGTGCCGCTGCCGACCCGGCTTCTACGGCACCTTTTGCGAGTATGAGCAGAACGAATGCGACTCCCAGCCTTGTAAGAACGGCGGAACCTGCACCGACGGCCTGGGCACCTACAGATGCACTTGTCCTGTCGGGTACAACGGACAAAATTGCCAG AACTTTGTCAACTTGTGTAGCCAAGTGCGCTGTCACAATGGCGGCTCCTGCTCTCAGACCTCCACCTCCTGGACTTGTCATTGTCAAATGGGCTGGACTGGACTTTACTGCGATGTGCCCAATATGTCCTGCCAGGACTTTGCTGCACGAAATG GTCTGGAAGTGGAGAATGTTTGCAAAAACGCAGGGCGATGCGTGAACGTGGCCAATTCCCACCAGTGTCAGTGCCAGCCAGGATACACGGGCAGCTACTGTGAAGATATGGTGGATGAATGCCAGTCCAATCCTTGCCGCAATGGAGCTACTTGCATGGACTATCAGGGCACATATGAATGTGTC TGTAAGCCGGGCTACCAAGGGGTGAACTGCCAGTACGACGTGGACGAATGTAATTCGAGGCCGTGTCTCCACGGGGGAACGTGCATCAACCTCATCAACCGCTTCACCTGCGCTTGCCCGCCAGGAACACAAG GTCTCCAGTGCGAGATGAACGCGGACGACTGCGCGCCCAAGCCCGGCTCGTGGGAGCCGCGCTGTCGTAACGGCGGTCAGTGCGTGGACGGGATTGGGCGATATACGTGTACCTGCCCGCCGGGCTTTGTCGGAGAACACTGTGAGGGTGATCTCAATGAATGCCTGTCTGGACCTTGCCACGCCGCCGGCAGCCTGGACTGCGTGCAGCTCGACAATGACTATCAGTGCCGCTGCCGCCTTGGATACACCG GTCGCCATTGTGAGTCCATGGTGGATTTGTGCCTGTCCAAGCCGTGCCACAACAGCGGCGTCTGCTCCATGAACATGAGCTCAGTTCACGGCTACACCTGCTCCTGTCCACCT gGCTTTGCCGGATTCAACTGTGGCGACCTGGAAGGCTACAGCTGCGCCAAGCTCCACTGCCAAAATGGCGGCAACTGCGTGGAGTCACCAGTGGGCCAGCTCTACTGCCAGTGCCAACCGGGCTTCAGCGGCCCGCACTGCGAGAGCAAGCAGACGTGCCCGACGCCTTGCCAAAACGGCGGAACGTGCTTCAGCGACCCTTCCAACCCGTACCTGTACAGCTGCCGCTGCCCGACGCATTTCTCCGGGCGCTACTGCGAGAACCAAGTGTCGGTTCCGCGTAGCCCTTCCTGCCCGTATCTCCAGTGCGAGCACCAGGCGGGCGATAAAGTGTGCGACACGCAGTGCAACAACCACGAGTGTCAGTGGGACGGAGGCGACTGCTCGCTCAACTGGAAGCAGCCTTGGGTCAACTGCACCGCCAGCGTTCCTTGCTGGGACTATTTTAAAAACGGACGTTGCGACAAGGAGTGCGACAACCCCGGCTGCCTCTTCGATAGCTTCGAGTGCCAGGAACATCCGCCCAGCGCCTGCAA gtacgACAGATACTGTCCGGACCACTACGCTAACCTGGTGTGTGACTGGAGCTGCAACACGGAGGCCTGCGGCTGGGACGGCCTGGACTGCGCCAAAGACACTCCGGCCAAAGTCATCGAGGGTACCCTGGTCATCGTGGTCCGGCTTCAGCCTAAGGAGCTGATTGAGGACATGCGTGGCTTCTTGCGCTCCTTGGGAGCACTGCTACACACCAACCTGAAGGTGAAGCTGGATGAGAACAATGAGCCCATGGTGTACCCGTACTACGGGCCAGAGGAAGGCCACGGGCGCCTCTTACAAATGGGCAGAAGCAAGCGTGAGATGGAGAGAGAAGTTATCGG TTCTGTGGTCCACCTCCAAATCGATAACCGGGAATGCGCTCAGAAGTCCGAAGACTGTTTCTCCAACACCAACGAAGCCGCTTCCTTCATCGCAGCGGCGCACATCAAGGCCGACCTGCCTTATCCTCTCGTGTCTGTGAACA GTGACCTGACGGTTCAAAAGATGCCCACGTTCCCCATGTACGTGATCGGCGTGGCGGTCGTCGTCATTCTGCTCATTGTGGTGTTGGGCATGCTGGCGGCCAAGAGGAAAAATAAACACGGGTCGCTGTGGCTACCCGATGGCTTTTTGGCCCATAAGAACGACAAGAGGAAAGAACCTGTCGGTCAAGATGACTTTGACATGAA AAATTTCAAGAGCCCGGACGGAGCCATGATGGATGGACGGCAGGGCCAGCGATGGATGGACGATGACGTTCCAGCCAAGATCCCAAGG AATGAAGACAAGCCCTTGCTCATGTCTTCCGACGGAGGCGTCGACCGGAGGGAGTGGACCCTGCAACATCGCAAGGCCGCCGATGTCATCCTAACTCCGCCGCAAGCCGATGTAGATACAAACTGTCTGGATGTTAACGTCAAGGGACCCG ATGGCTTCACGCCGCTGATGTTGGCTTCGCTCCGCAACGGCGGCGGCCCCGACTGCTCGTTCCAgggcgaggaggaagaggagagcggAGGCGACGAACCGGGTCCGAGCGTCATATCCGACCTGATCGCGCAAGGTGCTTCGCTCATGGCCCAGACGGACCGCACGGGAGAAACGGCGCTGCATCTGGCCGCTCGTTACGCCAGGGCGGACGCCGCCAAGAGGCTGCTGGACGCCGGCGCTGATCCCAACGCCCACGACAACATGGGCAGAACTCCTCTGCACGCCGCCGTGGCGGCGGACGCGCAGGGCGTCTTCCAG ATTCTCATTCGCAATCGTGCCACGGATCTGGACTCCCGAATGAATGACGGCACCACTCCTCTAGTCCTGGCGGCCAGGTTGGCCGTGGAAGGCATGGTGGAGGAACTGATCCACTGCCACGCTGACATCAACGCTGTTGATGATCATG GCAAGTCGGCTCTTCACTGGGGTGCGGCAGTGAACAACGTGGAGGCCACGCTTGTGCTCTTGAAGAACGGAGCCAACCGCGACATGCAGGACAATAAG gAGGAGACCCCTCTGTTCCTGGCCGCCAGAGAAGGCAGCTTCGAAGCCGCTCAAGTGCTCCTCGACCACTACTCAAATCGCGACATCACCGACCATCTCGACCGTCTCCCCAGAGACACGGCTCAAGAACGGATGCACCACGACATAGTGCGCCTGCTGGACCAGTACAATTTGGTTCACAGCCCCCACAACGGGCCCAATCACATCGGCGGAAACTCTTCAGTCATGTGCGGGGCCAACGGAGCCGCCTTCATCGGCATGCGTCCCGGCCCGCAGGGGAAAAAGAGCCGGAGGGGCGCCGGCAAGATGGGGGGTGTCGGAGGGGGGACCAAGGAGCCCAAAGACATGAAGGCCAAACGAAGAAAGAAGCCCACCGGAGGGGAGGGTCCGGGTGCTGGCGGCGCCGGTGGCGTCAACGGCGTGAAGGCACCTGGAGGACTTCCCGAAAGTTCCGTCACCATGTCGCCCGTCGACTCCCTGGAGTCGCCGCACTCGTACACGGGCGACGCATCCGGCGCGGCCACCACCACCGCCAACTCGCCGCCCCTCATGAGCAGCCCCGGAACCAGGCCCATGCTGCCCCCCGTCAGCCACATGCTGggccagcaacagcagcagcagcaagcctGGGTGGGCATGAGCAAGCACGGCTACAGCGGCCACATGTTCGGCCTGCTGCCGCACCCCATGGGGGGAACCCACCGCGGTATGCCGCAGCACCACGGCCACGGGGGCCCCATGCTGACCCCCATGAATGTCACCATGAGTCGGGAGCAGCTGCCGCCCATCGTCACCTTCCAAATGATGCCGCCCGGCGGAGGCCAAGGCATGATGAAGCAGCCTCAGCAGGCCCACGTGCAGGTGACCCAAGCCCAGCCGCAGAACCCTCAACCGGGACCCGGCCACCTCCGCTGCAGCCAGGGCTTGGTGTACCAGATGCCCGAGCAGATGAGCATGGGGCTCCCCCACCCCATGCAGCACGCCGTCAGCCACGGAGGACCGCTGCCTTCCTATCCACCCATGCAGAGCCCGGTGGATAAGTACCCCACCCCGCCCTCCCAGCACGGCTTCACCCCCGCCAGCTCCGAGGGCACCACCCCCGGCCCCAGGCATCCTCCCAGCGAGCACCCCTATCTCACGCCCTCGCCCGAATCCCCGGACCCTTGGTCGTCGTCTTCGCCGCACTCCAACTCGGACTGGTCTGACGTCACCACCAGCCCCACCCCACTGGCCAACGGCCACCACGCCTTGCCCTCAGCCCGCCACACGCACATTCCAGAGCAGGCGCAGCTGCAGCCGCAGGCGCAGCCGCCGGCGCAGCAACAGGGGTCCCAGCAGCCGCCGGCTTTGGGGAGCCAGCAAGTGTTTGCGTAG